A genome region from Haliotis asinina isolate JCU_RB_2024 chromosome 11, JCU_Hal_asi_v2, whole genome shotgun sequence includes the following:
- the LOC137256422 gene encoding glycoprotein-N-acetylgalactosamine 3-beta-galactosyltransferase 1-like, translating into MENLHHFLSNQDDGSAVYWGHKVKREALGTDVIYPDEFAGIVLSKQGLRRLGTKGDYNRFCNGVNASEGVMFAMCMASLGIQFGDARDDEARSRFLLHSPGVYLDDSLPPTPWFKDLELESLRPSSSISHSLISFGRAPVSRYPGYTYTIYNQIILTNKT; encoded by the exons ATGGAAAACCTACATCACTTCCTGTCAAATCAGGACGACGGAAGTGCGGTATACTGGGGACATAAAGTGAAAAGGGAGGCACTTGGGACAGATGTGATATACCCGGATGAGTTTGCGGGGATTGTCTTAAGTAAACAAGGTTTGCGTCGACTCGGTACGAAGGGAGACTACAACAGGTTTTGTAACGGAGTGAACGCATCAGAAGGTGTGATGTTTGCAATGTGTATGGCGAGCCTGGGGATACAGTTCGGTGATGCACGTGACGATGAGGCTAGGAGCAGGTTCCTTTTGCACAGTCCAGGGGTCTATCTGGATGACAGTCTGCCACCAACACCGTGGTTCAAGGATCTGGAACTAGAATCATTGAGG CCGTCGAGTAGTATAAGCCACAGTTTGATTTCATTCGGCCGAGCTCCCGTGTCCCGCTACCCTGGCTACACATACACCATCTACAATCAGAtcatactgacaaacaaaacGTAA